The DNA region GCCGTGCGCGTCTCCTCGCCACCACACGGCGACGAGAGTCTCAGTGGCAGCCCGGAGGCCAACGGCAACCCAGGGGTCGGTCCATCCCGGGAGGCCCAGGGGCCAGATGGGCACCGCCTGCTGGAGCTGGTCGGCCCACCTCCGCGCGAGCGAGACGCCCTCGCGGACCAGGGCGCGCTGCCGTTCGTCCATCTCGTCCAGTCGACCAGACAGGTACAGCAGACCCGACAGGCCCGTGCACATGGTGAAGACGAGCTCGTCCTCGGTCATGTCCGGCTGCGGATACGCCCAGTTGGCGGCCTGCTCGGGGAGGATCGAGAGCAGGGCTCCGGCAGCGATCGGCGGGTAGCGCAGCGGGTCCTGCTGGTCGGAGGTGGACTGCAGATCCATCCGAGCCAGCATCGCGTAGTCGGCGCGCATCGCACCCGACGCGCAGTTCTCGATCACCAGGTGGGGATGGCGGGCACGTACGCCGTCGATCCACGCCAGATGGGCGCGGTTGTGGCTCAGCAGCCCGTCACCAGGGCTGTCGGCCGCGCGGTCGGTGCCCGCTCCGGGAGTGACGTTGTAGTCCAGCTTGAGGTACCCGACGCCGAGGTCGTCGACCATGCGGTCCACGACGGCGTCAAGGTGCTTGACGGCGTCCTCGCTGCGCATGTCCAGCAGGTAGCGGCCCTGCTCGACGATCCGCACGCCGCGGCGCTGCAGGAAGGCGTCGTCGGGCAGCTGGTCGGCGATCGGGCTGCGAATGCCGACAACCTCGGGCTCGAGCCACAGCCCGGGCACCATCCCAGCCTCACGGAT from Cellulomonas sp. KRMCY2 includes:
- a CDS encoding glycoside hydrolase family 36 protein, which produces MAWQVEHNGAWRVELGERLRSDDRSSLVLGLFGPTDADHAWLRTLEPGGSFTSVPVSVAFSNQGWVGAVAELTKHRRTLRDASRRPAVVFNDYMNTLMGDPTTEKLEPLIRSAASVGAEYFCIDAGWYDDGGDWWDSVGQWEPSTKRFPGRGLGSLLQQIREAGMVPGLWLEPEVVGIRSPIADQLPDDAFLQRRGVRIVEQGRYLLDMRSEDAVKHLDAVVDRMVDDLGVGYLKLDYNVTPGAGTDRAADSPGDGLLSHNRAHLAWIDGVRARHPHLVIENCASGAMRADYAMLARMDLQSTSDQQDPLRYPPIAAGALLSILPEQAANWAYPQPDMTEDELVFTMCTGLSGLLYLSGRLDEMDERQRALVREGVSLARRWADQLQQAVPIWPLGLPGWTDPWVAVGLRAATETLVAVWWRGDAHGEVVLDLPAGSIETAYPSSPAHPWHLTTDSDGRTRIRVLTHKPQARILRIAHNPLA